A window from Tenacibaculum singaporense encodes these proteins:
- a CDS encoding SusC/RagA family TonB-linked outer membrane protein: MKLKNYLMLMFILISISVLAQEKTVTGTVTDETGALPGVSVIIKGTNRGTETDFDGKYAIKVNQGDVLVFSFVGLKTVERTVGVISVLNIKMEEDVNLLDEVVVVAYGTTTKEAFTGSASVLGVKDLATRNVTSPIAAIEGRATGIQFTSSAGPGASPDIVIRGVGTLNGDTDPLFIVDGIQYEGELNTINQEDIESFTVLKDASSTSLYGSRAANGVVIITTKKGKKGGVRVNFTAQSGVVVNGVQTYDQVSPGQYYEVMWEALKNSSAGGGDPAFASANIYNQLGYNPFNVPNDQIVGVDGKLNPNASVIYKSLDWFDELQQTGIRNNYNVGISAGGDDHTVYFSASYLDEESYVVTSGFERITARLNADFDVSESIKIGGSANIALTEARGPSSAGTGSIVNPFSFALGMGSIYPVYVNDLQGNIVRDEFGNPVFDSGEGFPEYNIGSRPTNQGRHALQELLLNNESDKDNTYGFRFYGDIKLLEGLNLKVTYGRDINELFEKEYENAIIGDAQPDGRLSEDRGRREVENFNQILTYVKSFGNHNLELLAGHESFERTLSNIEGLATIQAANGIFEFANFSNIVDLDGATFDKAIEGYFFRANYNYNNKYYLSGSVRRDGSSVFDMDKRWGTFYSVGASWRIDQENFMKDVPFINKLKLRASYGEVGNDDLLDSYLSQARFSITSNAAAPAIIFTDIGNANLQWETIENFDVALEFALFDNFLDGSIEYYKKNSTDLLYLLPIAPSNGLNEVPVNAGDMFNSGWELGLTAHLFNRENFKWDLTLQASTFKNEITKLPDPFINGSKRWAEGRSRFDYFLLRTAGVDPDNGDQLFYMYEQDENGESVPVLDANGNIETTNDWQETERAYTGDSSVPDLLGSILNKITYKDFTFDFLVTYGIGGKVLDNAYSSMMHSGSYGRSLHPDILNAWRQPGDITNVPRLENGNPDLVRTQSDRFLTDASFWALKNVNIGYTLDKKVVEALKMDDIRFNLSGENLFLKSERKGLDPQYDLSGVSPGDDFSPPRIISFGINVSF, translated from the coding sequence ATGAAATTAAAAAATTACCTAATGCTAATGTTTATACTCATAAGTATATCAGTTTTAGCACAAGAAAAAACGGTTACAGGAACAGTAACTGATGAAACTGGAGCACTACCAGGAGTTAGTGTAATTATTAAAGGTACTAATAGAGGTACTGAAACAGATTTTGATGGGAAGTATGCCATAAAAGTAAACCAAGGAGATGTACTTGTTTTTAGTTTTGTAGGGCTTAAAACTGTTGAAAGAACTGTTGGAGTAATTTCTGTTTTAAATATTAAAATGGAAGAGGACGTTAACTTGTTAGACGAAGTGGTAGTTGTAGCTTATGGGACTACTACTAAAGAAGCATTTACAGGTTCAGCGAGTGTTTTAGGTGTAAAAGATTTAGCCACACGTAATGTAACTTCTCCAATTGCAGCTATTGAAGGTCGTGCAACAGGTATACAATTTACATCGTCTGCAGGCCCTGGAGCATCACCAGATATTGTAATTCGTGGTGTAGGTACATTAAATGGAGATACTGATCCTTTATTTATAGTGGATGGTATTCAATATGAAGGAGAGTTAAATACAATAAATCAAGAAGACATAGAGTCTTTTACAGTGCTTAAAGATGCCTCTTCTACATCATTATATGGTTCAAGAGCTGCTAATGGAGTTGTAATTATTACTACCAAAAAAGGAAAGAAAGGCGGAGTAAGAGTTAACTTTACTGCTCAATCTGGAGTTGTGGTAAACGGTGTTCAAACATATGACCAAGTGTCGCCAGGTCAGTATTATGAAGTTATGTGGGAGGCTTTGAAAAATTCTAGTGCTGGTGGAGGTGATCCTGCATTTGCTAGTGCAAATATTTATAATCAATTAGGTTATAATCCGTTTAATGTGCCAAATGATCAAATAGTTGGAGTGGATGGAAAGTTAAACCCTAATGCAAGCGTTATATATAAGAGTCTTGATTGGTTTGATGAACTACAACAAACTGGAATTAGAAATAACTACAATGTAGGTATATCAGCAGGAGGTGATGATCATACAGTATATTTTTCAGCTTCATATTTAGATGAAGAGAGTTATGTGGTAACTTCAGGTTTCGAGCGTATAACAGCAAGGTTAAATGCTGATTTTGATGTGAGTGAAAGTATCAAAATTGGAGGTAGTGCGAATATTGCGCTTACTGAAGCAAGAGGTCCAAGTTCAGCGGGAACAGGAAGTATTGTTAACCCATTTAGTTTTGCATTAGGTATGGGGTCTATCTATCCAGTATATGTGAATGATTTACAAGGGAATATTGTAAGAGACGAATTTGGAAATCCTGTTTTTGACTCAGGTGAAGGTTTCCCAGAGTATAATATAGGTTCCAGACCCACTAACCAAGGTCGTCACGCACTTCAAGAATTGTTACTTAATAATGAAAGCGATAAGGATAATACTTATGGGTTTAGGTTTTATGGAGATATTAAACTTTTAGAAGGTCTTAATTTAAAAGTAACTTATGGTAGAGATATTAACGAACTATTTGAAAAAGAATATGAGAATGCAATCATTGGCGACGCTCAGCCAGATGGAAGGTTAAGTGAAGATCGTGGAAGAAGGGAAGTAGAAAACTTTAATCAAATTTTAACTTACGTTAAAAGTTTTGGTAATCATAATTTAGAGTTACTTGCAGGACACGAGAGTTTTGAAAGAACACTTTCCAATATAGAAGGGCTTGCCACAATACAAGCTGCCAATGGGATTTTTGAGTTTGCTAACTTTTCAAATATTGTAGATCTGGATGGAGCAACTTTTGACAAAGCAATAGAAGGGTATTTTTTTAGAGCGAACTATAACTATAATAACAAATATTATTTAAGTGGTTCAGTTCGACGTGATGGGTCTTCAGTATTTGATATGGATAAAAGATGGGGTACTTTTTATTCTGTAGGGGCTTCTTGGCGTATTGACCAAGAAAATTTCATGAAAGATGTACCTTTTATAAATAAACTAAAATTACGAGCATCTTATGGAGAAGTAGGGAATGATGATTTGCTAGATTCATATTTGTCACAAGCACGATTTTCAATTACATCTAATGCAGCTGCTCCAGCAATTATTTTTACAGATATAGGGAACGCTAATTTGCAATGGGAAACCATAGAAAATTTTGATGTAGCATTGGAATTTGCATTGTTCGATAATTTTTTAGATGGCTCAATTGAATACTATAAAAAAAATTCAACCGATTTACTTTATCTTTTACCCATAGCGCCAAGTAATGGATTAAATGAAGTTCCAGTAAATGCTGGAGACATGTTTAATTCAGGTTGGGAGTTGGGTTTGACAGCTCACCTTTTTAATAGAGAAAATTTTAAATGGGACTTAACATTACAAGCCTCTACATTTAAAAACGAAATTACGAAATTACCCGATCCTTTTATAAATGGATCAAAACGTTGGGCTGAAGGCAGGTCTAGGTTTGATTACTTTTTATTAAGAACTGCAGGGGTAGACCCTGATAATGGAGATCAGTTGTTCTATATGTATGAACAAGATGAGAATGGAGAAAGTGTTCCTGTTTTAGATGCAAATGGAAACATAGAAACGACAAATGATTGGCAAGAAACAGAAAGAGCCTATACAGGAGATTCTTCAGTACCTGATCTTTTAGGTTCAATTTTAAATAAAATTACATATAAAGATTTCACTTTTGATTTTTTAGTTACCTATGGTATAGGTGGAAAAGTGTTAGACAACGCATATTCATCTATGATGCATAGTGGAAGTTATGGAAGATCTTTGCATCCAGATATATTGAATGCATGGAGACAACCTGGAGATATTACAAATGTTCCGAGATTGGAAAATGGAAATCCTGATTTAGTTAGAACTCAGTCAGACAGATTTTTAACCGATGCTTCTTTCTGGGCGTTAAAAAATGTCAACATAGGCTATACATTAGATAAAAAAGTTGTAGAGGCGCTTAAAATGGATGATATAAGGTTTAATTTATCTGGAGAGAATTTATTCTTAAAAAGTGAGAGAAAAGGTTTAGATCCTCAATATGACTTATCTGGAGTTTCACCTGGTGATGATTTTTCACCTCCAAGAATCATTTCTTTCGGTATTAATGTTTCATTCTAA
- a CDS encoding SusC/RagA family TonB-linked outer membrane protein, whose protein sequence is MNLHFKNVICVLFFFSFLLNVSAQEKKITGVVSDSSGPLPGVNVILKGTTTGTETDFDGKYSLNAKEGDILVFSFVGMKVTEKAVGAGSELNVLMQEDANLLEEIVIVGYGSTSKKDLTGSVATIGVEQLQDKPVANVTQALQGKTSGLQIVSTGGRAGDATQISIRGNGSLSASNSALYIIDGVPQEDMSGISPEDIKSISILKDAASTAIYGSRASNGVVLIQTNRGGYQKDISVSFNTSYGFQNIIKRPSLLNAEQYKQVSDAARINYEQDIASGALAGPKDPTILTPLPDSPYNTDWLKLVLRDNATVKRYQFSVAGGGENTRAYLSASLFDQEGIIKKDNYKIGRIKLNVEQKMNDYVKLGVNSYFSFSEATPFADDNNTYQPYSNALGARPDVSPYDADGNIAVHNFSNPLFAFERQVTDKWQNLGGTLFFDVTPIESLVWHSAFSGNIRSNRYNRYDAPNTRRGLNGDGVPTGYGYYSTENNRDYLIENTVTYTDRFANDKLKLTLLGGHSFQKWEYEDSFVSGENFPSSDLSWLVSAGEINQGRSFYKAMALESYFTRLQLSWDSKYHFMVSTRYDGSSKFTKENRWGSFPAASIGWTISNEKFFNVPAINELKARASFGYTGNQTGISYASGQSLIGSGENYDQAPGLAATTIFNPDLKWEKGQALNLGLDITLFDRIDVNLDYYEKETQDLLSRVNVPQESGFRTMLANVGNISNKGFEANINARIIEKENFKWNFGANFSYNDNEVLKVGSETGQYTTGFASIVKEGSALGSFFILESAGVASEEYTYKDADGVDGQTVAAGDMIYVDQNGDGKITDEDKKVFEGGIAPIYGGFNTSIEYKGFDLGISGQYSIGKKVYALFKEDGLNGGAVGAPSYSENMLTEMLDYWTPTNTNASNPRPHLSSEISAWNTQRSSRYLEDADYLRISDITLGYNFNFLKDSDVKFIKSLRLYAQVRNPFTFTKYSGGDPEVSYVDQTAQSGQDRTDGSKIEAGVDLGGIPNVKSFLIGLNVKF, encoded by the coding sequence ATGAATCTACATTTTAAAAATGTGATCTGTGTATTGTTCTTTTTTAGCTTTTTGCTAAATGTTAGTGCGCAGGAGAAAAAAATCACCGGAGTGGTGTCTGATAGTTCAGGACCTTTACCAGGTGTAAATGTAATTTTAAAGGGTACAACTACAGGTACAGAAACAGACTTTGATGGTAAGTATTCATTAAATGCAAAAGAGGGAGATATTTTAGTGTTTAGTTTTGTAGGAATGAAAGTGACTGAAAAAGCAGTAGGTGCAGGATCAGAGCTTAATGTTTTAATGCAAGAAGACGCTAACTTATTAGAAGAGATAGTCATTGTTGGATATGGATCAACTTCTAAAAAGGACTTAACAGGGTCAGTAGCAACTATAGGTGTGGAACAGTTACAAGATAAGCCAGTAGCCAATGTAACACAGGCTTTGCAAGGTAAAACTTCTGGTTTACAAATTGTAAGTACAGGTGGTAGAGCAGGTGATGCTACTCAAATTAGTATTAGAGGTAACGGTTCTTTAAGTGCTTCAAATAGTGCTTTATACATTATTGATGGGGTGCCACAAGAAGATATGTCAGGGATTTCTCCTGAAGATATTAAGAGTATAAGTATCTTAAAGGATGCTGCTTCTACAGCAATTTATGGATCTAGAGCCTCTAATGGTGTTGTTTTAATTCAGACAAATAGAGGAGGATATCAAAAAGATATATCCGTGTCTTTCAATACTTCTTATGGTTTTCAAAATATTATAAAAAGACCTAGTTTATTAAACGCGGAGCAATACAAGCAAGTATCAGATGCAGCAAGAATAAACTATGAGCAAGATATTGCTTCCGGAGCTTTAGCTGGACCAAAAGACCCAACAATTTTAACTCCATTACCAGATAGCCCTTATAATACTGATTGGTTGAAGCTAGTATTAAGAGATAATGCTACAGTTAAAAGATATCAATTTAGTGTTGCTGGAGGAGGAGAAAATACAAGAGCATATTTATCAGCGTCTTTATTTGATCAAGAAGGAATTATTAAAAAGGATAATTATAAAATCGGGCGTATAAAGTTAAATGTGGAGCAGAAGATGAATGATTATGTAAAGTTAGGAGTAAATTCTTACTTTTCTTTCTCTGAAGCAACACCTTTTGCAGATGATAATAATACATATCAACCTTATTCAAATGCGTTAGGAGCAAGACCAGATGTTAGTCCTTATGATGCAGACGGTAATATAGCTGTTCATAACTTTTCAAACCCATTATTTGCTTTTGAAAGACAAGTGACTGACAAGTGGCAAAACTTGGGAGGTACATTATTTTTCGATGTAACCCCTATTGAAAGTTTAGTATGGCACTCAGCTTTTAGTGGTAACATAAGAAGTAATAGATACAATAGATATGATGCTCCTAACACAAGAAGAGGTTTAAATGGAGATGGAGTACCAACAGGTTACGGTTACTATAGTACAGAGAATAACAGAGATTATTTAATTGAGAATACAGTAACCTATACAGATAGGTTTGCTAATGATAAGCTAAAATTAACATTATTAGGAGGACACTCGTTCCAGAAATGGGAATATGAAGATTCTTTCGTATCTGGAGAAAACTTTCCTTCAAGTGATTTGAGTTGGTTAGTTTCTGCAGGGGAGATAAATCAAGGACGTAGCTTTTATAAAGCAATGGCATTAGAATCATATTTTACAAGGTTGCAGTTATCTTGGGATTCAAAGTATCATTTTATGGTGTCAACAAGATATGATGGGTCTTCAAAATTTACTAAAGAGAACAGATGGGGAAGTTTCCCAGCAGCATCTATTGGATGGACCATTTCTAACGAGAAATTCTTTAATGTACCGGCGATTAATGAATTAAAAGCAAGAGCTTCTTTTGGATATACAGGTAACCAAACAGGTATTTCTTATGCTTCAGGGCAAAGCTTGATAGGTTCTGGTGAAAACTATGATCAAGCACCAGGTTTAGCTGCTACCACTATTTTCAACCCTGATTTAAAGTGGGAGAAAGGTCAAGCTTTAAACTTAGGTTTAGACATTACTTTATTTGATAGGATAGATGTTAATTTAGATTATTATGAAAAAGAAACTCAAGATCTTTTAAGTAGAGTTAATGTACCACAAGAAAGTGGATTTAGAACTATGTTAGCAAATGTAGGTAATATTTCAAATAAAGGATTCGAAGCTAATATTAATGCAAGAATAATCGAAAAAGAAAATTTCAAATGGAATTTTGGAGCTAACTTTTCATATAACGATAATGAAGTGTTAAAGGTAGGGTCTGAGACAGGACAATATACAACAGGGTTCGCTTCTATTGTTAAAGAAGGAAGTGCTTTAGGTTCGTTCTTTATATTAGAATCAGCAGGAGTAGCTTCAGAAGAGTATACATATAAAGATGCTGATGGGGTTGATGGACAAACAGTTGCTGCTGGAGATATGATTTATGTTGATCAAAATGGTGATGGTAAAATTACTGATGAGGATAAAAAAGTATTTGAAGGAGGTATAGCTCCTATTTATGGTGGTTTTAATACTTCTATTGAATACAAAGGATTTGATTTAGGAATTAGTGGCCAGTACTCTATAGGTAAAAAAGTATACGCACTTTTTAAAGAGGACGGATTAAATGGAGGAGCAGTCGGAGCACCATCTTATTCTGAAAATATGTTAACAGAAATGTTAGACTATTGGACACCAACAAATACAAATGCTTCTAACCCGAGGCCTCATTTATCTTCTGAAATTTCTGCATGGAACACTCAAAGATCTAGTAGATACTTAGAAGATGCAGATTATTTAAGAATTTCAGATATTACTTTAGGATACAACTTTAACTTCTTAAAAGATTCAGATGTGAAGTTTATAAAAAGTTTGAGACTTTATGCTCAAGTAAGAAACCCATTTACATTTACTAAATATTCTGGTGGAGATCCAGAAGTAAGCTATGTAGATCAAACAGCTCAAAGTGGTCAAGACAGAACTGACGGAAGTAAAATTGAAGCTGGAGTTGATTTAGGTGGTATTCCTAACGTTAAATCGTTCTTAATAGGGTTAAATGTTAAATTTTAA
- a CDS encoding ABC transporter permease, giving the protein MFQYIVNKIFYGFLTLFGVVTVIFLLFNILPGDPARMMLDQREDTEQLQNIRKKYGFDKPVFTQYLYYLNDVSPLSFHSKNTDDYTFLLEGKYNAYPLFSIGNTELVVKTPYLRQSFQKNGKNVSEVIKETLPNTAILAVVAITIALILGIILGVFSALFKDTFFDRIIAVISTLGMSVPSFFSAILFAWLFGFVLHKYTSLEMTGSLYEVDDFGEGMHIQWKNLILPAIVLGIRPLAVVIQLMRNSLLETLSQDYIRTAKAKGLTMYQVIKKHALKNSLNPVITAISGWFASMLAGAVFVEYIFNWNGLGKEIVNSLNTLDLPVIMGAVLVVATLFIIINIIVDILYSWLDPRIRLQ; this is encoded by the coding sequence ATGTTTCAATATATCGTTAACAAAATTTTTTACGGATTCTTAACACTGTTTGGTGTAGTTACTGTAATTTTTTTACTGTTTAACATTTTACCTGGAGATCCAGCTCGTATGATGTTAGATCAGAGAGAAGACACCGAACAACTACAAAATATTCGAAAAAAATACGGATTTGATAAACCTGTATTCACACAATATTTGTATTATTTGAATGATGTTTCTCCGTTGTCTTTTCATAGTAAAAATACTGATGATTATACCTTTTTATTAGAAGGGAAATACAATGCGTACCCATTATTTTCTATAGGAAATACAGAGTTGGTTGTAAAAACGCCGTATTTACGTCAATCATTTCAAAAAAACGGAAAAAACGTTTCCGAAGTAATTAAAGAAACGTTACCCAATACAGCAATTCTAGCGGTAGTAGCCATAACCATTGCTTTAATTTTAGGAATTATTTTAGGAGTCTTTTCAGCCTTATTTAAAGATACATTTTTTGATAGAATCATAGCAGTTATTAGTACTTTAGGAATGAGTGTTCCTTCTTTCTTTTCGGCAATTTTATTTGCTTGGTTGTTCGGTTTTGTATTACACAAGTACACAAGTTTAGAAATGACTGGAAGTTTGTACGAAGTAGATGATTTTGGTGAAGGAATGCATATTCAATGGAAAAATTTAATACTACCAGCAATAGTGTTAGGTATTCGCCCGTTAGCAGTAGTAATTCAATTAATGCGAAACTCGTTGTTAGAAACGCTGAGTCAAGATTACATACGAACAGCAAAGGCAAAAGGGTTAACGATGTACCAAGTAATAAAAAAACATGCCTTGAAAAACTCATTAAACCCAGTAATAACAGCAATTTCTGGATGGTTTGCATCTATGTTAGCAGGCGCGGTTTTTGTAGAGTATATTTTTAACTGGAACGGATTAGGAAAAGAAATAGTAAACTCGCTAAATACTCTTGATTTACCCGTAATTATGGGAGCTGTTTTAGTAGTGGCTACGTTATTTATAATCATAAATATTATAGTAGATATTTTATATAGTTGGTTAGATCCAAGAATAAGATTACAATAA
- the pyrF gene encoding orotidine-5'-phosphate decarboxylase: MTTQQLVSEIQKKKSFLCIGLDVDLNKIPAHLLQEEDPIFAFNKAIIDATHHLCVAYKPNTAFYEAYGIKGWKSLERTINYLNEKHPEIFTIADAKRGDIGNTSTMYAKAFFEDLAFDSVTVAPYMGKDSVEPFLAFEDKHTIMLALTSNQGAFDFQTKTIDGKELYKQVIETSKSWKNSQNLMYVVGATKAEYLADIRKIIPESFLLVPGVGAQGGSLEEVCKYGMTDTIGLLINSSRGIIYASNESDFAEAAAAKAKELQQQMESILK, from the coding sequence ATGACAACACAACAACTTGTATCTGAAATTCAAAAAAAGAAATCGTTCTTATGTATTGGACTGGATGTTGATTTAAACAAAATCCCAGCTCATTTACTTCAAGAAGAAGATCCTATTTTTGCCTTTAATAAAGCTATTATTGATGCTACTCACCATCTTTGTGTAGCATACAAACCTAATACTGCTTTTTATGAAGCTTACGGAATTAAAGGGTGGAAATCTCTTGAAAGAACGATTAATTACTTAAACGAAAAACACCCTGAAATTTTTACCATTGCTGATGCTAAGCGTGGTGATATTGGTAATACTTCAACCATGTATGCAAAAGCTTTTTTTGAAGACTTAGCTTTTGATTCGGTAACGGTTGCTCCATACATGGGAAAAGATTCTGTTGAACCTTTTTTAGCTTTTGAAGATAAACATACCATTATGTTGGCTTTAACTTCTAACCAAGGCGCTTTTGACTTCCAAACAAAAACTATTGATGGTAAAGAGTTATACAAACAAGTAATTGAAACTTCTAAATCTTGGAAAAATTCTCAAAACCTAATGTACGTTGTTGGAGCTACGAAGGCTGAATATTTAGCTGATATCAGAAAAATTATTCCTGAAAGCTTTTTATTAGTTCCTGGGGTTGGTGCCCAAGGAGGTAGTTTAGAAGAAGTTTGTAAATACGGAATGACTGATACTATAGGGTTACTAATTAACTCTTCTCGCGGAATTATTTATGCTTCTAACGAGAGTGATTTTGCTGAAGCTGCCGCTGCTAAAGCTAAAGAGTTACAGCAACAAATGGAAAGTATTTTAAAATAA
- a CDS encoding RagB/SusD family nutrient uptake outer membrane protein, whose protein sequence is MLNKLKYILIVVILISITSCKEDFLERTPTDAISASDALANETNMQLVLNGVHRGLYSQSQTIFPGGDSQRAGNHYWVPLGDNLSGGLIHSAPANNLGWRTEMQWNSHTQPTSLTNELLWYHRYNIILHANLLINGILEGNLTETPTLNSILGQAYTYRAYAYLSLVQHYSRGYLIGSPSTDPGVPLLFSSESPFTSEPRSTVEEIYNQIGQDLDAAISAFEKGSTRPSGGPEVKSQLNIDVAYGLKARWALSKGDWQTAADAAVAARQNYPLMNESEWKAGFNSNDLSEVIWGSNVIQTETTFFRSYFYLASNTFNGSQIRNNPKIADRRLVDAIPDTDYRKDVFIIDAPNTNFSASNNEGGLDPDTGLPKDPNYASDLDAYNARRAEINAEYGITNSFNQHPYMHFKLKNKNPGSIDPDDVIYMRASEMYLIEAEARAMMNDIVGAQNALKPLGEERDSAYDVTVYNTQESLMDHIKFQRGVELWGEGFGYTDKIRWDEGIDHAADGGSGASAVLYQGAYQVEKPSLNDDWIFKIPQAEINANPNITPSDQN, encoded by the coding sequence ATGTTAAATAAATTAAAATATATATTAATAGTTGTTATTCTTATTTCGATAACATCTTGTAAAGAAGATTTTCTTGAAAGAACCCCTACTGATGCTATTTCTGCATCTGATGCGCTAGCTAACGAAACAAACATGCAATTAGTTCTTAATGGAGTACATAGAGGGTTGTATTCTCAGTCACAAACAATATTTCCAGGAGGAGATTCTCAAAGAGCAGGAAATCATTATTGGGTTCCTTTAGGAGATAATTTGTCAGGAGGACTAATTCATAGTGCACCAGCAAATAATTTGGGTTGGAGAACTGAAATGCAATGGAACTCACATACACAGCCGACTTCGCTTACAAATGAGTTGTTATGGTATCATAGGTATAATATAATTTTACATGCAAATCTATTGATTAATGGAATTTTAGAAGGGAACTTAACAGAAACTCCAACATTAAATTCAATTTTAGGGCAAGCTTATACATATAGAGCCTATGCATATCTCTCTTTAGTACAGCATTATAGTAGAGGGTATTTAATAGGTAGTCCGAGTACTGACCCAGGAGTGCCTTTACTTTTTTCTTCAGAGTCACCATTCACGAGCGAGCCAAGATCAACAGTTGAAGAAATATATAATCAAATAGGGCAAGATTTAGATGCTGCCATTAGTGCTTTTGAAAAAGGATCTACAAGACCATCTGGAGGACCAGAGGTAAAATCTCAATTAAATATAGATGTAGCTTATGGGTTGAAGGCTAGATGGGCTCTCTCTAAAGGAGACTGGCAAACAGCTGCTGATGCTGCTGTGGCTGCACGTCAAAATTATCCGTTAATGAATGAATCAGAATGGAAGGCAGGGTTTAATTCAAATGATCTTTCGGAAGTTATTTGGGGAAGTAATGTTATTCAAACAGAAACAACATTTTTTCGTTCTTATTTTTATTTAGCTAGCAACACTTTTAATGGAAGTCAAATTAGAAACAATCCAAAAATAGCTGATAGAAGATTAGTGGATGCGATTCCAGACACAGATTATAGAAAAGATGTATTTATTATTGATGCACCAAATACAAACTTTTCTGCTTCAAATAATGAAGGAGGTCTTGACCCTGATACAGGATTACCAAAAGACCCTAATTATGCCAGTGATTTAGATGCCTATAATGCCAGAAGAGCGGAAATTAATGCAGAGTATGGTATTACGAACAGCTTTAATCAACATCCATATATGCATTTTAAATTAAAGAACAAAAATCCTGGCTCTATTGATCCTGACGATGTAATTTATATGCGTGCTTCAGAAATGTATTTAATAGAAGCTGAGGCAAGAGCTATGATGAACGATATTGTAGGAGCACAAAATGCATTAAAGCCTTTAGGAGAAGAGCGTGATAGTGCTTATGATGTAACAGTTTATAATACACAAGAATCTTTAATGGATCATATTAAGTTTCAAAGAGGAGTAGAATTATGGGGAGAAGGTTTTGGATATACAGATAAAATTCGTTGGGATGAAGGAATAGATCATGCCGCTGATGGAGGCTCAGGAGCTTCTGCAGTACTTTATCAAGGGGCTTATCAAGTAGAAAAACCATCTTTAAATGATGACTGGATTTTTAAAATCCCACAAGCAGAAATTAATGCCAATCCAAATATAACACCAAGTGACCAAAACTAA
- a CDS encoding RagB/SusD family nutrient uptake outer membrane protein, translating to MIKKISKILFIGLFVALTTSCSDQLDIPSEASLDANANLATEDVDKLLTGLYKKMRHPNQYGYFAIMNTEIMGDNYKPVKFQWFQVQNFYENKVPAGDILLSYFYADYYAGIDRANTILKVPSANEAQKGAARYNRALSYLRLYDMFERVPLIDENYDRTPIAPSSKEDVLNFIVEDLKYAKENCVSFNGLSLLESQKTPTKEAASALLARVYRVQGDIAAAGVEAEELITSGKFSLAANPLERDPEVIFMYKGNKAETVGSWGWIMSPEARTWNCFAAADDLTALVKGEDTRKILFDFDGKDANGGYIYSKKYKTEDNSDLLVSRIAEMYLISAEAGNTARLDELQAARKSSLTLAEERRLEMSFEWTRWEDLKLEGKTSYILPYPTRAVDSNPLLK from the coding sequence ATGATTAAAAAAATTTCAAAAATACTTTTCATTGGGCTGTTTGTGGCTTTAACTACATCTTGTAGTGATCAGTTAGATATACCTTCTGAAGCATCTTTAGATGCAAATGCAAACTTAGCAACAGAAGATGTAGATAAGCTATTAACAGGGCTGTATAAAAAAATGAGACACCCTAATCAGTATGGGTATTTCGCTATCATGAATACTGAAATTATGGGAGACAACTATAAGCCTGTTAAGTTTCAGTGGTTCCAAGTGCAGAACTTTTATGAAAATAAAGTGCCTGCTGGAGACATTTTATTAAGTTATTTCTATGCAGATTATTATGCAGGTATTGATAGAGCTAATACTATTTTAAAAGTACCTTCAGCAAATGAAGCACAAAAAGGAGCAGCACGTTATAATAGAGCTTTAAGTTACTTAAGGTTATATGATATGTTTGAAAGAGTTCCTTTAATTGATGAAAATTATGATAGAACACCTATTGCACCATCTTCAAAAGAGGATGTATTAAACTTTATCGTTGAAGATTTAAAATATGCAAAGGAAAATTGTGTAAGCTTTAACGGACTTAGTTTATTAGAAAGTCAAAAGACTCCTACAAAAGAAGCAGCTTCTGCTCTTTTAGCAAGGGTTTATAGAGTACAAGGAGATATAGCAGCAGCGGGAGTAGAGGCTGAAGAATTAATTACATCAGGGAAATTTTCTTTAGCAGCAAACCCTTTAGAAAGAGATCCAGAGGTTATCTTTATGTATAAAGGTAATAAAGCAGAAACTGTTGGTTCTTGGGGGTGGATTATGAGTCCAGAGGCTAGAACATGGAATTGTTTTGCAGCAGCAGATGATTTAACAGCTCTAGTTAAAGGAGAAGATACTCGAAAGATCTTATTTGATTTCGATGGTAAAGATGCTAATGGCGGTTATATATATTCAAAGAAATATAAAACCGAAGACAATTCTGACTTATTAGTTTCTAGAATTGCTGAGATGTATTTAATTTCTGCAGAAGCAGGAAATACAGCAAGATTAGATGAATTGCAAGCGGCTAGAAAATCTTCTTTAACATTGGCAGAAGAAAGACGTTTGGAGATGTCATTTGAATGGACAAGATGGGAGGATTTGAAATTAGAAGGGAAAACTTCTTATATTTTACCTTATCCAACTAGAGCAGTAGATTCAAACCCATTACTTAAGTAA